The genomic stretch AATTTGGCCCCACAGCTTCACAAATGTCGTTGTGGTATCCCTGCTGCCTTGAGAACTTCCATGATGGAAAAAAATCCAGTAAGAAGGTTTCTAACATGTAAGTATTACAACCCGGGAACTCAAATGCGTGGATGCAACTATTTCAAGTGGGTTGGCAATCCTTTGAATGAAATTAGTAGTTTGAAGTCGGATGTGGAGCAAAAACTGACATTAGAATGATTGGAAGCCAAAAATTGTTCTTGTGAGGCTGACATTGAGTATATGACTATGGAATTGAAGCTTATAAGGAAGAAGAATAAGAGGATTAATTTGATTTTGAAAGTTCTTATTgtcattgtaattttttttttggtggaactgtgagtatatatatattgatCATCAAACAAATCAAGCGCACCATTACAACCGTTTACATATTTCAAACCTTAGCCTAGTTAACTATGGGAGAAAACTAGTACAATCTTTTGCTCTTACACCATTCCAAAATATGTTGCGGGATGTAACTTACATAGGTCACATTTAATCTCAATTTAATATCCTCCCTAATGCGATGTATAAGACACTCAGGTCTTGGGACATACAACTCCAACCTGCAAGAATTCCGTACCATCCATATTTGATAATATAGCGCCACTACCACAGAGCTTTTCAGCATTCATATTAGAAGAGGCTGCCTCCTATCATTGAGCAAAGTTTCACCAGTTTGTAACCCATAATTGACAATGCCCAGCCATGCAAAGAGAATGCTGAAACAAGCATTAATATAGGGACAAATTTCAAACAGATGCTGCTGATTTTCAGGGGACTGGTCACATAGGAAGCATATATCAGCCTCACAAATGCCCATTTTCTTCAATCTGTCCATGGTAAGCAGTCTCCTCTTTTGAATCACCCACATTATGAACATATGCTTAGGAACATTGTACCTATTCCAGACCATAGCTTTCCAAGTAACCTTCTGATCATCACCATTACTCAACCATGTATAGCCTTTAGCAATAGTATATGCATCAATGTCAAGTTGCCACATAACATTCTTATATGTTGCCTTAAACTTCTCTTTCACTTCACATATCATTCTCCACGCCCAAGAACTATTAGGTGTTGGAATACAAGACATCCATGATCTTCTTTTTAGATAAATACTATCTACCCATCTGATCCAGAGCATATCTTTTTTCATTTGAATCCACCATGCCAATTTCCCTATGGCTGCCAGGTTCTAAACTCTACTATCAGTTAGCCCTAAACCTCCTAGGTCCTTACCTTTGTAAAGAATATTCCATCCCACTAAAGGTGCTTTGGAATAAGAATCACCCCCTTTCCCATAAGAAATTCCTACATAGAGCTTGTATCCTATCCATTACCCAGTAGGTAATAAAACAAAGATTTGTGCCTAATAAGTATATATTGTAACCAGCACAGCTTTAACCAGGACCAATCTGGCAGAATAGGAGAGTTTTCTCTTATTCCATCCTCTAAATCTAGCTAGCATCTTATCCACCAAAATGTTGCAGTCAATCTTTGATAATTTCTTATGAGATATACAGACCCATAGATATTTAAAAGGAAGCACACCTCTTTTAAAACCAGTAACATCTAGGATAGCCTTAGCCTCATCACTTACCACACCATTCATGTAGATATCAGACTTTTCACTGCTTATAGTCAAACCAGTAGTGGCTGTGAACACCTTAAATGCTTCCATAAGTATGGTAACAGACTTAATATCACCTTTACAGAATAGTAAaaggtcatctgcaaacattagGTGTGTCATCTTCAACTGCATACACAATGGATGATAAGAGAAACCAGGATGCTCCATCACTCTCTCTATTAGTCTGGACAAGTATTCCATACAAACAGTGAAAAGCAGAGGATAAATTGGGTCTCCTTGTCTAAGCCCTCGTTGACCCTTGAAATAGCGCCATGAGTCTAGCCATTTTAGCCAATTGAATAAGAAGGGGAGCTGATACACTGCATTATAAGCTCTCTTAACTTAGGAGGAAAGTTTAAATACTCAAGCATCTGATGCACACTCTTCCACTCAATTGAATCATATGCTTTCCTGAGGTCTACCTTTATCAAACATCTAGGGGACACACATTTCCTAGTGTAAAGCCTGACCAGATCTTGAGTAATCAGAATATCACGTAGAATTGTTCTCCCCTGAATGAAAGCACTCTGTGCAGCATTAATTACATCAGGCAAAGAACTAGCAATTCTCTCACACAACAGTTCAGAGATAATCTTGTACAATACATTACAGCAGGCTATTGGTCGAAATTCTTTAACATGTGTGGGCTCATCTACTTTAGGAATGAGGATGAGGTTGGTAGAATTAACCTACTGAAGGAGTTTGCCACTTTGGAAAAAATCATGTATAACAGTGCAAATATCTTTTTTCAGGATATGCCAGGTAGATTTGTAGAATTTGCTCGTATATCCGTCTGGTCTTGGGCTTTTCTCATCAGGGATAGCAAAGATAATAGTCTTGATGTCCTCATCACATGGAATTCTACACATGGCATCCCAGGTATCCCTACTTACTCTCTTCCCAGTCTTAACAACATGTTTCAGAACGTCATCAGTTGCTGATAATACTCCACAAAGGCCCTCAAAATCTCATCAGGCTCCTTGCAATTCACTCCTTTTGCATTTTGGATTTAAAGAACCTTATTATGGAGCTTTCTCTTCCTTATAACTTAATGGAACATAGCAGTATTTGCATCATCATCTCTTGCCCATGCACATTTGGCTTTTTGACTCAGAAATCCTCCCTAGAGACAACTAATAAATGATAAGAATCTCTTGCTTGTTTCTCATTATCCATCAACTTTAAATTATAGGGATCCTTTTGCAGTTGAACTTGAGCTTCAATCATAATTTTATAAGCAACATCTGCATTTCTTTCAATGTCAGAGAATAGAGAGCAGTTTAACTTCTTCAAAATAGATTTCATCAATTTCAACTTCTTGCAGACCTGGAATATAGGAGTTCTAGAGAGATGTATTTCCCAATTCTCTTGAATATTCTGAGAGAATTCTGGGGATCTACACCACATATTAAAGAATTTAAATGCTCTTTTATTCACACCCCCTTGTGCTCCAGCAGTCACCAGACAAGGGCAGTGATCAAATTCTCCTTCAGGATTAAATTGAGCATAGTATTCATTCCACTCAGTACACCGCCATCGATTCCCCAAAGCTCTATCAATCCTACTAAAAACCCTAGTCTCACTTGGTTGTTTATTATTCCAAGTAAAGAAGGCTCCATAAGATTTGATATCCTGCAGTTCACATTCATCATCAGTGTCCTGGAAGGGAAGCATTTCCTGATCCTTTAATATTCCTCCTATTCTTTCATTAGCATACATAACATTATTGAAATCCCCTAAAACTATATATCCAAGGCTCTTGAACTTGTAATCTGATCAAATCATTCCACAAAGGCACCCTTTCCTCAACTTTATTGAATTCATAGACAAATGTAGCATAAAAACTTCTACTATTTATTTTCTCCTTCACCTTAACATGGATTATCTGGTCAGTCATCTCAATAATGTCCACAAACACCATTCTAGGCTGCCAGAGAAGCCCAATTCTCCCACCAGGGTGACAGGTAATATTAGTAACATAATCCCAATTATAACAAACATTATCAGCTACCTTATTCTGAGACTGAGCTTTGACTCTAGTCTCTAGGAGTCCAAACAGGCAAATGTCATGCTGGTGGAGAAACCACTTCACATCCTTTTGCTTATTGTAGCTGTTTAGACCCCTTACATTCCATGCACAAAAATTAATCATTAGGATTGAGGGCCACCTCACCTCCCCCCCTCCCCCTATCAACCATTTTAGCACAACCTGACATCTCTTTATTAAAATCAACCATGAAACCCCCCTCCTTAATTCCAGTTAACCTAGATTCATGTCTTGTAATTCTGCTTAAAATCCTAGCTGGGGTGAAAATAGTAGTATGACAATTTGGCATTGGAGCAACCATAGGAGTAACGGGTATGTCTAGAGGTGTAGCTAGTGTACTACCCCCTGTATTACCCCTTGTATCTCCTTTTTGGCCACCTAACACTGGGAACTCAGTCACATCAACATTAACCACCTCCACAGTTTTAGGCTTAGGAATTCAAACTTGCTTTTGTTTAGTTTTAACAGCAGATTTCTGTAGATAGAATTTCTTCCTCCTACACATTGCAGCAGTTGCATTTAGCACATGTGATAGGCAACCGGTCATATTCAACTGCAACATGTACCTTCTTCCCCAATTCATCCTCAAACACTACACGCGTAGGGAATTGCTGATCAATCTCAACCTCAACCAAAATTCTAGCAAACCCTAGCAGCGCCTTAGCAATTGTAAATCATCAATACTAACAAATTTGCCAACCAACGATGCTAGTTTCTTTAGACATTTAGCACCCCAAAACTTCAGATCTAAACCAACCAATTATGCCCAGATAGGAACAGTTTTAATAGTCACCTTGGATATCCTGATTTCTGGGTCCTAAGCCCTAAGAATTAGTGGTTtaccataaaaaaaaaacattctatTCTTCAGAACCAAGTTCAGATGCTCTACCTTAGCAAATCGTACCACAAAAATTCCATTGGGTAGGAAAGAAATCTGGGTTACCTCATAGTTTTGCCATGTTCGTCTCAGAAAGCCATCAAGGACCTCCCTTGGAGGATTGGCACCAAGTACATACCCATACAACGCTTGTTTCCAGTACACAATCTCTTCCCGGACATCCTCAGGCTGAAGCTTTAAGATTTTCGACGAACTAGATGCAGAATGATCTTCCTCAGCAATTGGTTCAAGTGTCCCAGTCTTCTGACGATTATGATGAGGAACCTCCTGCCATTCTTCATCTGTCTCATCTGTAACCACCACTTCCGCCTGGGTTTTCCCCTTCAACATATCATTCACATCGCGCTTCAAATTATCGATTTCATGTTGTACCGGATCAACTCTATCCTCAGATTGCAACTCATGATTAGTAGTATTATTTGGTAAAATTAAAGAATCAGAAGGAATTATATTATCATTAGgaatatttttggtattttttgaattattattattattattattattattattattattattattattattattattattattgttgttgttattgttgttattgttattgttgttattattattgttgttgttattgttgttattgttattattgttattattgttattattattattattattattattattattattattattattattattattattattattattattattattattattattattattattattattattattattattattattattattattattattattattattattattattattattattattattattattattattattattattattattattattattattattattattattattattatttgtattattatttgtattattattattattattattattattattattattattattattattattattattattattattattattattattatttgtattattattattattattattattatgagtaGATGATTTCTTAGCCATTGTTGTAGAATCGTAACAAACTCAGGGAATGTTCTCTCTTACTTTTCATTGTAATTTTCCTTCTTTATAAGGTGTTTTACTAGTGGATTGTTTATGCATTGAAATTTCTCTTTAATGTGCTTATCATAGTCGTATTTCATCTCCTATGTAATGTTCTTAGTTATGTTCTCAAATTATCAAGTAATGAAAAGTTCTCTTTAATTTAGACAACAAAGAGTAGTGCTATTTCATATTTGTTCAAGAACGTCATAATCAAATACATTAGCACTGACATACACAAGGTTGACATACACAAAAGGTTGACTTACACAAATTGTTTGTTAAAAAAAGTAGTACAGCCACATGTAGTGTTAATTGTTTGCTAACATACACAAAAGCCTACAAGGCATTGTTTGCTACTGACATACACAAAGTTCTCCTTCTTTCCTTCATACAAAACAGCCACAAACAATCCAGGCTTGATCGCTCTTTCATACTGCCATGTCACTTTGGGGCTGACCTTGGCCTTATTGAGGTTGAGTGCTTGTGCATAGAATCTCTTGAAAAGTTGTTTGTACCTGGGGAATGTACCCAGTTGCTTAGGAATATTAAACAGTCTCTcccaaataaaaattacataGGGACTCATTAGTAAGGAGGCTGTACCTGAGTTGTCTTATTATGCCTCTTAGAAAATCCTCGATTCTTGAAGGCCACATAGGGACTCATTGGGAATGTAATGTCCTTGAAGGCCACAGTTGATACAGATGCCTGGCTTTTTCTTTGTAGTTCTACCATTAGCCTTATCATTTGCATCTCTTTTCCTTTTCTTAGAACTAGGCCTTCCAGACATTTTTCTATATGGAGGAGGAATTGGTTGCACATGGGTTGTTTTTTTCCCAATGGTTGGGGCCTGGCAGAGGATGAGACAAGGGTTGAATAGGTAAGGTTGTACAATTCTCTTGAATAGGCTTTGTGCACAAAAGTCTCAGGGACCAACCTTTTCTTCTTGATACAACCATATGCATGAAGACATGGTATACTTGTGAGCTCCCACTTAAAACAACCACGAGTCATCTTATCCAAATTCACCACCCATCTTTCATTTACAACACCTTGGGTGTTTACCTCAAACTCCATTAAACCAGGCTGTATAATTTGGTAATCTTTACTCTGTTTTGCAGCCTTAGACAAAGACTTGGTGCCAGAATTCATAATGTTGCCTATGTACTTATCAAGTATTTGAAATTTGGTAAACATCCTTTTCATTACATATCTTCTAATGCATTCCATTAATGTTAAAATAGGCTTATCCCTACACTTCTTTAACACATTATTAAAGCTTTCACAACAATTATTGAGTAAAATTTCTGACTTGGTTTTGGTACTAAAGGCATGCCTAGACCAATGCTTAGGAGAGATTGCATTTAAGAGCAAAAGTACCAGTTGACGTACCTTTTATACACTTCATGCTCGTATCAAATTCATGCTTGGTTTATGCTCTAGCAGCCTTCCAAACATTTGTTTGTACTCTAATCCATAGTATGTTTTGCTGAAATTTGACCATATGTGTCTTGCACAAAACCTCAGCTCAGCATTGGGGGTTATAATATTGAAGGCCTCAATCAAACCCTACACAAAACCAGAAAGgttatttgtaacacccccatactccaagtgccttaccaggaccactcaggtataaggatactactatctcggttacccgaggcatgataatcataagacaataacgaaacaacattaaatagtataactttagtgaaaggttacaactgaaaccaaataccaaaatacgatacatgttctcaaaaccaactgtctactgagttaacagaaatgttataaaactagtaaagctacaaatggaagacttctatcgtcgacggtggcacatcccactaTCCCGGACTCAACTCAAACCTCGCTCAAttcatcgctcaccatccccgaatggatcaccgcagttttaaaaacaacaaccgggtcgatctaatcacacaacttacatacatcaacaatacgataaatgacatgacttacaccgtcacacacacacaatcacaccagtccccaTCAAtttcaatcaccgatcgtccactttggaccagccacgccatgggggaccgcagccgtacccaccaaatccccgctcctcacaATGAGCGAATTCCccgttcattaatgtgcacatccccttccgtggcgggttccacgaagggcgaaactagggcgtgaagccactcccgcaagtgactccactcagccgagaacgcatctcgagaaccatagacaacaatcacaatcacaatcactaccgtcacaatacaattactatatcaaacaatcaatctcaacacatcaacaatcatcccattatgggactaatacgagtagaaatcctacccggaaagcacaacaatcgacggtatcaacaaatttgtatcataaaaagcctcttctacaaaacctccttctatcatacaaacacataaacactaccaaatcacaatctacacaaaaccccaaatccccatattagggtttaaccaacttaaaggaaatactgcaaaaacggtacatagatcttaccctcgacgcaaggatcacaacggtataaa from Silene latifolia isolate original U9 population chromosome 2, ASM4854445v1, whole genome shotgun sequence encodes the following:
- the LOC141640808 gene encoding uncharacterized protein LOC141640808 produces the protein MCRIPCDEDIKTIIFAIPDEKSPRPDGYTSKFYKSTWHILKKDICTVIHDFFQSGKLLHSLPDVINAAQSAFIQGRTILRDILITQDLVRLYTRKCVSPRCLIKVDLRKAYDSIEWKSVHQMLELIERVMEHPGFSYHPLCMQLKMTHLMFADDLLLFCKGDIKSVTILMEAFKVFTATTGLTISSEKSDIYMNGVVSDEAKAILDVTGFKRGVLPFKYLWVCISHKKLSKIDCNILVDKMLARFRGWNKRKLSYSARLVLVKAVLVTIYTY
- the LOC141640810 gene encoding uncharacterized protein LOC141640810, which encodes MYANERIGGILKDQEMLPFQDTDDECELQDIKSYGAFFTWNNKQPSETRVFSRIDRALGNRWRCTEWNEYYAQFNPEGEFDHCPCLVTAGAQGGVNKRAFKFFNMWCRSPEFSQNIQENWEIHLSRTPIFQVCKKLKLMKSILKKLNCSLFSDIERNADVAYKIMIEAQVQLQKDPYNLKLMDNEKQARDSYHLLVVSREDF